A genome region from Triticum aestivum cultivar Chinese Spring chromosome 2B, IWGSC CS RefSeq v2.1, whole genome shotgun sequence includes the following:
- the LOC123041343 gene encoding uncharacterized protein, protein MQNFASTLKHKRHEILVENLIASLDVEEKARAKDTIEKRGEVQPTDLGNKNKGKNKPIFDKPVKTTTVKKKFNKVELECYAYGKPRHFSKECLDCADRKGKTSSKTDNMVTASNTDGSQGILPS, encoded by the exons ATGCAGAACTTCGCGAGTACTCTGAAACATAAGAGACATGAGATATtagttgaaaatctgattgcatctcttgatgttgaagagaaagCTCGGGCTAAAGACACTATTGAGAAAAGAGGTGAGGTTCAACCTACTGACCTAgggaacaagaacaaagggaagaacaagcCTATTTTCGACAAGCCTGTCAAGACTACTACCGtcaagaagaagttcaacaaggtTGAGTTAGAGTGCTACGCCTATGGGAAGCCCagacacttttccaaggaatgcctAGACTGTGCAGACCGCAAAGGGAAAACGAGCTCCAAGACTGacaacatggtgaccgctagcaatactgatgg ctctcaagggattcttccgtcctaa
- the LOC123045321 gene encoding membrane-anchored ubiquitin-fold protein 4: protein MAEGEETKVEGTREEERADAGAGAEEEEVEVKFRLFDGSDIGPIRCNAAATTVAALKDRVVADWPKDKTIVPKSANDVKLISGGKILENDKNIAQCRAPFGDLPSTVITMHVVVQPSSAKSKPDKKTNKLPKTTRCSCTIL from the exons ATGGCCGAGGGGGAGGAGACCAAGGTGGAGGGaacgagagaggaagagagagcggATGCAGGGGcgggagcggaggaggaggaggtagaggtGAAGTTCCGGCTCTTCGACGGCTCTGACATCGGCCCCATCCGCTGCAACGCTGCTGCTACCACCGTCGCCGCACTCAAGGACCGTGTCGTTGCCGACTGGCCCAAAG ATAAAACAATTGTCCCAAAGAGTGCTAATGATGTGAAACTGATAAGTGGAGGCAAAATTCTAGAAAATGACAAGAATATTGCACAGTGCAGAGCACCTTTTGGTGATCTTCCCAGCACTGTTATAACAATGCATGTCGTTGTCCAGCCATCATCCGCGAAGTCAAAACCAG ACAAGAAGACGAACAAGTTGCCTAAGACCACTCGCTGCTCTTGTACTATACTATGA